The Allochromatium tepidum genome has a window encoding:
- a CDS encoding TusE/DsrC/DsvC family sulfur relay protein, whose translation MATKTQTMSEILNPGAISAVDPDFPQAPIDWNRSIAEEAARHDGIELTADHWRTLQALQDYFARHARPNVRELHDALDEAFHAQGGLKYLYGLFPGGPVAQGCRFAGLTAPSGALDKSFGSVQ comes from the coding sequence ATGGCGACCAAGACCCAGACAATGAGCGAGATCCTGAATCCGGGCGCGATCAGCGCCGTCGACCCGGATTTTCCACAGGCCCCAATCGATTGGAACCGATCGATCGCCGAAGAGGCGGCCCGGCACGACGGAATCGAACTGACCGCGGATCACTGGCGCACGCTCCAGGCCCTGCAGGACTATTTCGCGCGCCACGCACGCCCCAATGTCCGCGAACTCCATGACGCACTCGACGAGGCCTTCCACGCCCAAGGCGGTCTCAAGTATCTCTATGGCCTCTTTCCGGGCGGCCCGGTCGCCCAGGGCTGCCGCTTCGCCGGTCTGACAGCCCCCTCGGGCGCGCTCGACAAGTCGTTCGGCAGTGTCCAATAA
- a CDS encoding thermonuclease family protein, with protein sequence MRPQTFLKHYLSSKLRNPGRLSARSVGGIALAVLALWGVERWGGDLIPNAWKLGLSGKDCRVEKISDGDTMNLRCGTQLVKVRLYCIDAPEMAQKPWGTRSREHLQSITTPTVKLLKIDQDQYGRTVGEVYTTDAEPRLLNLEQVAAGQAAVYEQFCDNPRYPSAEREARAAKRGIWSRRGEHQKPWDYRRRTRGIAGSP encoded by the coding sequence ATGCGACCGCAAACCTTCCTCAAGCACTATCTAAGCTCGAAACTCAGAAACCCTGGACGGCTCTCGGCGCGTTCGGTCGGCGGGATCGCCCTGGCCGTGCTCGCGCTCTGGGGAGTCGAGCGCTGGGGCGGCGATCTGATCCCGAACGCCTGGAAGCTGGGTCTGAGCGGCAAGGACTGCCGCGTCGAGAAGATCAGCGACGGCGACACCATGAATCTGCGCTGCGGCACCCAGTTGGTGAAGGTGCGCCTCTATTGCATCGACGCGCCCGAGATGGCCCAGAAGCCCTGGGGCACGCGCTCGCGCGAACATCTCCAGTCGATCACGACACCGACGGTCAAACTGCTCAAGATCGACCAGGACCAATACGGGCGCACGGTCGGCGAGGTCTACACCACGGACGCCGAGCCGCGTCTGCTCAATCTGGAGCAGGTCGCCGCCGGTCAGGCCGCCGTCTACGAGCAGTTCTGCGACAACCCGCGCTACCCCAGTGCCGAACGCGAGGCGCGCGCCGCCAAGCGCGGCATCTGGAGCCGTCGCGGTGAGCATCAGAAACCCTGGGACTACAGACGCCGCACCCGAGGAATAGCCGGTTCACCTTGA
- the ppk1 gene encoding polyphosphate kinase 1 encodes MSTSQALTEDATYSESTAEEIPLPPPEIDLDDPSLYLSRELTWLAFNRRVLHEAEDPRTPLLERVKFLAIVSSNLDEFFMKRIGGLKQQIAAGVHTPGLDGRTPAQQLKECQAAVRTFQSDLRRVHVELMAELDAYDIRICLYKDLPDDARARLREHFRANIFPMLTPLAMDPAHPFPFISNLALNLLVTLRYPGGTEVYMARLKVPVHKDVSKRLVSVDGTHTYVTLEDLIVNNLDMLFPGMEFVSCALFRVTRNAIVEPDMEAANDLLEMIESELRERHFAPIVRLEVDPGMEATHRGMLAAELGLNEAEDVIEVEGMFALRDLFEIAGIEIPELHDKPHRPVDHPLLAKDRRNIFHIIRESGPILLQHPYQPFSTSVERFLRTAAEDPKVLAIKMTLYRTSAGAILDSLIQAARNGKQVAVLVELKARFDEAANIQWARRLEAEGIHVNYGVMGLKTHSKLIFVVRRDYSQLRRYYHIGTGNYHPGTAKLYTDLGMLGCDEEIGQDLTELFNYLTGYSPPPSYRKILAAPYNLKRAILDKINREIDHHNRDGGGCIQMKMNALEDPDITRALYKASRAGVQVDLIVRDTCRFRPGIPGLSERARVVSIVGRFLEHARILYFRNGGDEEYYIGSADMMRRNLESRVEVHAPVENPELRQELRLILDVQFADSRSAWDMDANGHYTQRTPEDDSKKGAQETLISVAEKRLAAAAKHKEKKVRSRLLSHFQWRLREKGQA; translated from the coding sequence ATGAGCACGAGCCAAGCCCTGACCGAAGACGCGACCTACAGCGAGTCGACCGCCGAGGAGATCCCGCTCCCGCCGCCTGAAATCGATCTCGACGATCCCAGCCTCTACCTGAGTCGCGAACTGACCTGGCTCGCCTTCAACCGCCGCGTGCTCCACGAGGCCGAGGATCCGCGCACCCCGCTCCTGGAGCGCGTCAAGTTCCTCGCCATCGTCAGCAGCAATCTCGACGAGTTCTTCATGAAGCGCATCGGCGGTCTCAAGCAGCAGATCGCCGCCGGCGTCCATACCCCCGGACTCGACGGACGCACCCCGGCCCAGCAGCTCAAGGAGTGTCAGGCTGCCGTGCGCACCTTCCAGTCCGACCTGCGCCGCGTCCATGTCGAACTCATGGCCGAACTCGACGCCTACGACATCCGCATCTGCCTGTACAAGGATCTCCCCGACGACGCCCGCGCGCGTCTGCGCGAACACTTCCGCGCCAACATCTTCCCCATGCTCACGCCCCTGGCGATGGACCCGGCGCACCCCTTCCCCTTCATCTCCAACCTCGCGCTCAACCTGCTCGTCACCCTGCGCTACCCCGGCGGCACCGAGGTCTACATGGCGCGCCTAAAGGTGCCTGTGCACAAGGACGTCTCCAAGCGCCTGGTCTCGGTCGACGGCACCCATACCTATGTCACGCTCGAAGACCTGATCGTCAACAATCTCGACATGCTGTTTCCGGGTATGGAGTTCGTCTCCTGCGCCCTGTTCCGCGTCACCCGCAACGCCATCGTCGAGCCGGACATGGAAGCGGCCAACGATCTGCTGGAGATGATCGAGAGTGAACTGCGCGAGCGCCATTTCGCGCCCATCGTGCGGCTGGAGGTCGATCCCGGCATGGAAGCCACCCATCGCGGCATGCTCGCCGCCGAGCTGGGTCTGAACGAAGCCGAGGACGTGATCGAGGTCGAGGGCATGTTCGCCCTGCGCGATCTGTTCGAGATCGCCGGCATCGAGATCCCCGAACTGCACGACAAGCCCCATCGACCGGTCGACCATCCGCTGCTGGCCAAGGATCGGCGCAACATCTTCCACATCATCCGCGAGAGCGGCCCGATCCTGCTCCAGCATCCCTATCAGCCGTTCAGCACCTCGGTCGAGCGTTTTCTGCGCACGGCGGCCGAAGATCCCAAGGTGCTGGCGATCAAGATGACGCTCTACCGCACCTCGGCCGGGGCCATCCTCGATTCGCTGATCCAGGCCGCGCGCAACGGCAAGCAGGTCGCGGTGCTGGTCGAGCTCAAGGCGCGCTTCGACGAAGCGGCCAACATCCAGTGGGCGCGGCGGCTGGAGGCCGAGGGCATCCACGTCAACTATGGCGTCATGGGTCTCAAGACCCACAGCAAGCTGATCTTCGTCGTCCGGCGCGACTACTCGCAACTGCGCCGCTACTACCACATCGGCACCGGCAACTATCATCCCGGCACCGCCAAGCTCTACACCGACCTCGGGATGCTCGGCTGCGACGAGGAGATCGGGCAGGATCTGACCGAGCTCTTCAACTATCTCACCGGCTATTCGCCGCCGCCGAGCTATCGCAAGATCCTGGCCGCGCCCTATAACCTCAAGCGCGCCATCCTCGACAAGATCAACCGCGAGATCGACCACCACAATCGCGACGGCGGCGGTTGCATCCAGATGAAGATGAACGCGCTCGAAGACCCCGACATCACCCGCGCCCTCTACAAGGCGAGCCGCGCCGGGGTGCAGGTCGATCTGATCGTGCGCGACACCTGCCGCTTCCGCCCCGGCATTCCCGGACTGAGCGAACGGGCGCGCGTGGTCTCGATCGTCGGGCGCTTCCTGGAGCACGCGCGCATCCTCTATTTCCGCAACGGCGGTGACGAGGAGTATTACATCGGCTCGGCGGACATGATGCGGCGCAATCTCGAAAGCCGGGTCGAGGTCCATGCACCGGTCGAGAATCCCGAGCTGCGTCAGGAGCTGCGTCTGATCCTGGACGTGCAGTTCGCCGACAGCCGCTCGGCCTGGGACATGGACGCCAATGGTCATTACACCCAGCGCACGCCCGAGGACGACAGCAAGAAGGGCGCCCAGGAGACCCTGATCAGCGTGGCCGAGAAGCGTCTGGCCGCCGCCGCCAAGCACAAGGAGAAGAAGGTGCGCTCCAGGCTGCTGAGCCATTTCCAATGGCGCCTGCGCGAGAAGGGACAGGCTTGA
- the cmoA gene encoding carboxy-S-adenosyl-L-methionine synthase CmoA: MKDTVIDDLFDRAAGPVRPFEFDADVARVFPDMVRRSVPGYAELVGLSGLIARRVAGPGTRCYDLGCSLGAVTRSILRQTGPDVSVVAVDNAPAMIEGLQARLAAEAETDVTRVETLCADIRSIAIEGASLVVLNLTLQFVPIEERLGLLQRIRAGLVPGGVLILAEKFAGPKGRAGDWLTTLHEDFKRANGYSELAIARKRTALEQVLIPESLEEHERRLAEAGFAGSVRWFQSLNFVAWLVWI; encoded by the coding sequence ATGAAAGACACTGTGATCGATGACCTGTTCGACCGCGCCGCCGGCCCGGTCCGTCCCTTCGAGTTCGATGCCGATGTGGCGCGCGTCTTCCCGGACATGGTGCGCCGCTCGGTGCCGGGCTATGCCGAGTTGGTCGGTCTCAGCGGGCTGATCGCGCGGCGTGTGGCCGGGCCGGGGACACGTTGTTATGACCTGGGCTGTTCGCTGGGCGCGGTGACGCGCTCGATCCTGCGCCAGACCGGGCCGGATGTCTCGGTGGTCGCGGTCGACAATGCGCCGGCGATGATCGAGGGCTTGCAGGCGCGTCTGGCGGCCGAGGCCGAAACCGATGTGACGCGGGTCGAGACGCTGTGCGCCGACATCCGGTCGATCGCCATCGAAGGGGCGAGCCTCGTCGTCCTCAATCTGACGCTCCAATTCGTCCCGATCGAGGAGCGGCTCGGACTGCTGCAACGCATCCGCGCCGGACTGGTTCCCGGTGGCGTACTGATCCTGGCCGAGAAGTTCGCCGGCCCCAAAGGGCGCGCCGGCGATTGGCTGACTACCCTGCACGAGGACTTCAAGCGCGCCAACGGCTACAGCGAACTGGCCATCGCTCGCAAGCGAACCGCACTGGAGCAGGTGTTGATCCCGGAAAGCCTCGAAGAGCACGAGCGACGGCTCGCCGAGGCCGGTTTCGCCGGTTCGGTGCGCTGGTTCCAGAGCCTCAACTTCGTGGCCTGGCTGGTATGGATCTGA
- the cmoB gene encoding tRNA 5-methoxyuridine(34)/uridine 5-oxyacetic acid(34) synthase CmoB yields the protein MDLTAFRPFLEHLTQTRLAPWVEPLSDAVRERLGPRAHGDLARWEAALAALPELPPARAVLDRSGVGLHSDRPLPPEIAARLRAALMALHPWRKGPFRLHDLHLDTEWRSDWKWDRLADAIDPPAGRLVLDVGCGNGYHAWRMLGAGARLVMGIDPTQVFLCQFLAINRYLARDELAVLPLGIEDLPPGLTGFDTVFSMGVLYHRRSPIDHLAELRALLRPGGQLVLETLVLEDEAQRVLVPPDRYAGMRNVWFIPSVEALAVWMGRVGFKDIEVVDVSRTRIEEQRPTDWMRFQSLPDHLDPADPSRTIEGHPAPVRAILIGRA from the coding sequence ATGGATCTGACGGCCTTTCGCCCCTTTCTGGAGCATCTGACTCAGACCAGGCTCGCGCCCTGGGTCGAGCCGTTGTCGGATGCCGTGCGCGAGCGCCTTGGACCGCGTGCGCATGGCGATCTGGCGCGCTGGGAAGCGGCACTGGCCGCGCTGCCCGAGTTGCCGCCTGCGCGAGCCGTACTCGATCGGTCCGGCGTCGGCCTCCATTCGGACCGGCCGCTCCCGCCCGAGATCGCCGCCCGTCTGCGTGCGGCCCTGATGGCACTGCATCCCTGGCGCAAGGGGCCGTTCCGTCTGCATGATCTGCACCTCGACACCGAATGGCGCTCGGACTGGAAATGGGACCGGCTCGCCGACGCCATCGACCCGCCGGCCGGACGGCTGGTGCTGGATGTCGGTTGCGGCAACGGCTATCACGCCTGGCGGATGCTGGGCGCGGGCGCGCGGCTGGTCATGGGCATCGACCCGACCCAGGTGTTCCTGTGCCAGTTCCTCGCCATCAACCGCTATCTGGCGCGCGACGAACTGGCCGTGCTTCCGCTCGGCATCGAGGATCTGCCGCCGGGACTGACCGGCTTCGACACCGTCTTTTCGATGGGCGTGCTCTATCATCGCCGCTCGCCGATCGATCATCTGGCCGAACTGCGCGCCCTGCTGCGACCGGGCGGCCAGCTCGTCCTGGAGACCCTGGTGCTGGAGGACGAGGCGCAACGGGTACTGGTTCCGCCCGACCGCTATGCCGGTATGCGCAACGTCTGGTTCATCCCGAGCGTCGAGGCGCTCGCCGTCTGGATGGGACGTGTCGGGTTCAAGGACATCGAAGTCGTCGACGTCAGCCGCACCAGGATCGAAGAACAGCGCCCGACCGACTGGATGCGCTTTCAGTCCCTGCCGGATCATCTCGATCCGGCAGACCCGAGCCGCACCATCGAGGGCCATCCGGCCCCGGTGCGGGCGATCCTCATCGGCCGAGCCTGA
- the crcB gene encoding fluoride efflux transporter CrcB, protein MNAVLAVFTGAGLGALLRWFLGLRLNAIIPSLPLGTLAANLLGGLLIGLAIAWTGRHPGLPPEIRLLVITGFLGGLTTFSTFSAEVVTLLSKGELLWGLTAIGTHLIGSLTMTALGIWLVHLLLARA, encoded by the coding sequence ATGAACGCTGTCCTAGCCGTCTTCACCGGCGCCGGTCTCGGCGCGCTGCTGCGCTGGTTCCTCGGGCTGCGGCTCAACGCCATCATCCCGAGCCTGCCGCTGGGCACACTGGCCGCCAATCTGCTCGGCGGACTGCTGATCGGTCTGGCCATCGCCTGGACCGGACGTCACCCCGGCCTGCCGCCCGAAATCCGCCTGCTCGTCATCACCGGCTTTCTCGGCGGACTGACCACCTTCTCGACCTTCTCCGCCGAAGTCGTCACCCTCTTGTCCAAAGGCGAGTTGCTCTGGGGCCTGACCGCAATCGGGACACATCTGATCGGCTCCCTGACCATGACGGCCCTGGGCATCTGGCTCGTGCATCTGCTGCTGGCGCGCGCTTGA
- a CDS encoding DUF190 domain-containing protein — translation MSSCFLKFYVAESRRHHHKLIYEWLLEEAKSFGFQGGSAFRALAGFGRHGRLHEERFFELSGDLPVEVGFVVSEDEANRFLDHLGQEGLDLFYIKLPVEAGVTGPRRRS, via the coding sequence ATGTCGAGCTGCTTCCTGAAATTCTACGTCGCCGAAAGTCGCCGCCATCATCACAAGCTGATCTACGAATGGCTGCTGGAAGAAGCCAAGTCGTTCGGATTCCAGGGCGGCTCGGCCTTCCGCGCCCTGGCCGGTTTCGGCCGCCACGGCCGGCTGCACGAGGAGCGCTTCTTCGAACTCTCGGGCGACCTGCCGGTCGAGGTCGGTTTCGTGGTCAGCGAGGACGAAGCCAACCGCTTTCTCGATCACCTCGGCCAGGAGGGGCTGGATCTCTTCTATATCAAGCTGCCGGTCGAGGCCGGCGTGACCGGCCCGCGCCGCCGGTCTTAG
- the sufB gene encoding Fe-S cluster assembly protein SufB — translation MTEAPAVEDIVKSEYEHGFTTEIESDTLPPGLDEEVVRAISKRKGEPEFMTEQRLKAYRHWLTMREPEWAAVDYPKIDFQSISYYSAPKRPEDMPKSLDEIDPALLETYNKLGIPIEEQKALAGIAVDAVFDSVSVATTFRATLAEAGVIFCSISEALHEYPELVKQYLGTVVPYTDNFYACLNAAVFSDGTFVYVPKGVRCPMELSTYFRINARNTGQFERTLIVAEAGSYVSYLEGCTAPQRDENQLHAAVVELIAMEDAEIKYSTVQNWYPGDAQGVGGIYNFVTKRGDCRGARSKISWTQVETGSAITWKYPSCILRGDGSIGEFYSVAVTKGRQQADTGTKMIHIGRNTSSTIVSKGISAGEGSQTYRGLVRIGQRAEGARNHTQCDSLLIGDRCAANTVPYIEVKNPSAKMEHEATTSKISDDQLFYCRSRGLTEEDAVSMIVNGFCKEVFNELPMEFAVEAQKLLSISLEGAVG, via the coding sequence ATGACCGAAGCCCCAGCCGTCGAAGACATCGTCAAGTCGGAATACGAGCACGGCTTCACGACCGAGATCGAGTCCGATACCCTGCCGCCGGGGTTGGACGAGGAGGTCGTGCGGGCCATCTCCAAACGCAAGGGCGAGCCTGAGTTCATGACCGAGCAGCGCCTCAAGGCGTACCGGCACTGGCTGACCATGCGCGAACCCGAATGGGCGGCCGTCGACTATCCCAAGATCGATTTCCAGTCGATCTCCTACTATTCGGCCCCCAAGCGCCCCGAGGACATGCCCAAGAGCCTCGACGAGATCGACCCGGCGCTGCTCGAAACCTACAACAAGCTCGGCATCCCGATCGAGGAGCAGAAGGCGCTGGCCGGGATCGCGGTCGACGCCGTTTTCGACAGCGTCTCGGTGGCCACGACCTTCCGCGCTACGCTCGCGGAGGCCGGGGTCATCTTCTGCTCCATCTCCGAGGCGCTGCACGAGTATCCCGAGCTGGTCAAACAGTATCTCGGCACGGTCGTGCCCTATACCGACAACTTCTACGCCTGTCTCAACGCCGCCGTGTTCAGCGACGGCACCTTCGTCTATGTGCCCAAGGGCGTGCGCTGCCCGATGGAGCTTTCGACCTACTTCCGCATCAACGCCCGCAACACCGGCCAGTTCGAGCGCACCCTGATCGTGGCCGAGGCCGGCAGCTATGTCAGCTATCTGGAAGGCTGCACCGCGCCCCAGCGCGACGAGAACCAGCTCCACGCCGCCGTGGTCGAGCTGATCGCGATGGAAGACGCCGAGATCAAATACTCGACGGTGCAGAACTGGTATCCGGGCGATGCCCAGGGCGTCGGCGGCATCTACAACTTCGTCACCAAGCGCGGCGACTGTCGCGGCGCGCGCTCCAAGATCTCCTGGACTCAGGTCGAGACCGGCTCGGCCATCACCTGGAAGTATCCGAGCTGCATCCTGCGCGGCGACGGCTCGATCGGCGAGTTCTACTCGGTCGCCGTGACCAAGGGCCGCCAGCAGGCCGACACCGGCACCAAGATGATCCACATCGGCCGGAACACCAGCTCCACCATCGTCTCCAAGGGCATCTCGGCGGGCGAGGGGAGCCAGACCTATCGCGGACTGGTGCGCATCGGTCAGCGCGCCGAGGGAGCGCGCAACCATACCCAGTGCGACTCGCTCCTGATCGGCGACCGTTGCGCCGCCAACACCGTGCCCTATATCGAGGTCAAGAACCCCTCGGCCAAGATGGAGCACGAGGCGACCACCTCCAAGATCAGCGACGATCAGCTCTTCTACTGTCGCTCGCGCGGTCTGACCGAGGAAGACGCGGTGTCGATGATCGTCAACGGCTTCTGCAAGGAAGTCTTCAACGAGCTGCCGATGGAGTTCGCGGTCGAGGCTCAGAAGCTTCTGAGTATCAGCCTGGAAGGTGCGGTCGGCTGA